CACTCCTCTTTACCAGAGCAGGAAGAAATCGATTCCTTGCGACAGGCTCAGAAAATCTCCGCCAACAGCCTTTTCGCCAGATTTGCAGATGCGTCCGCCGAAACGAAGTTTCTTGAACGAAGACATAAGCAATTGTTAGGCGATATTAAAGAACAGGCGCAAATCAAGCAGCGCAATCAGCAAGTTCTATTGGAGTCTATTAATAAAACGGGCGAAATTCCTGATTCGTTCAAAATCAATGTAAAGCTAATGAGTTATCCGCACACTCAGTGGATGCTCGGGCAAGCGACAGCGAAACTTACAAGAATTGGGAACACGCCGACAAGCGACGGCAAACTGGCTAAAGGGCAAAAAGCGCTCACAGAAGAAGAGCTTAAATGGAGAGTCGCTTCGGAACTCTTCGTTTCTATGGCGCCCGATGTGGGCACTTCTACAAACCTCAATCCCGCAATGGATGGAAAAGTCTTCAGTGCGACAGATACCGCAGACTATGAAGGTGAGTTTGAAGTGAGAGATCGCAAATCTCCCAATCTTATCCCTAGCGAGGAAAAGAGCGATCGATTTTTAAGATTCGACATTTCGGAATGCAATGTCATGTCTTGTGTCGGAAGTTTTGGAAAGATGCGAGATATTCTTGGTATATCCATAATCCCTCTTATGACCGTCTATGATTTCTTTGTGAAAAGAGCCCTTGATCAGTTTTTCTACAACCTCTACTGGAAGTCGAGCTTTCTCCTAGTTGGTACGCCCTCTGGAGTTACGCTTTCCCCAGAAGGGGCCCAACATGGCTGGAAGTCTGACATTCAGATCCCAAATCAAATCACGTGGGAACCCTATTTCTGCCAAGAGCTTGACTGGATTCTTGCCGATGCAATTCGCCGGCATATCCAAAACGACAACGAAGGAAGGAACGGAGTCTTTATCCGCGGAGTCACTCGCGGCGCCGATCAAAGCGAGCTCATGAAGCGCCTCAAGAGACAGGTTCGATTTAAAGGGGAGCCCGGTGGCGCGCTCCATCTGTCAGAATTTCCACTTGAGGGAGCTACCGACGAAGCTCAGGTCGATCCACTTGGGGAAGAGCAAATCTATGAGCAGTTAAAGTCTGATGTCTTAGCCGGCGCTTACTACCTTATCGATTATCAGGGTTACGCCGGATACTCGCCTGGTGATAATGTCGTTAATATTATTTCAATGGGAGCTCCGACAGCGGAGGCTATTCAAGCTTCGGATGAACTTTTAAAAAGCGGCATTTATGCCAATGTAATTGTTGTTACCAGTTCAGATCTTGCCGTCGGAATTCAAGCTCACGAATCCGATTACGAACTATTGAAGGGTCGACTGGGCCTATCGGACAAACTATATCTTACAGCCCCCGACGAGCTCAACTCCCGCGCAGGAATTGTTACCTTAGCGGGGCGACGAATACCGCTTGTCAGTGTTCATGATGGTGAAGCTGGCCTTCTTGATAACGCCGGATCAATCATTGGTGTAAAACAAATTTCACTTGCTGTGCGAAAACACTCGAAGTGCGGCAGGCCGACGGATGTCTATAGTTATCACGACATTGATTGCCCTGCTATCGTGGCTGCCGTTCATAATGTCTTAAGAGACACTGCACTTGAGAATGTCGAGATCAATGAAGGCCTACTTCAAGAAATCCGCAATTCCAACGGCCATACTCGCTTAGCTTTCGAGCCCCGAACTGAGCACTAGTTATTATGTCGAATTACAAAGTACAGACTTATCTAGCTTCCGAAAAGAAATTTGATGAGTCTGTGCTCATCGTACCATTTTTCGGCGCGGAATTGAGTCAGCTTCGAAGGCACATTCAGTTTTTGAATGAGCTTGGCTTCGATGTTTACGCCATTCAGTTTAGTGAGCCGAGACCAAGACATTGGTTCACATGGAATGGTGGGTTTAAGCTTGGCCTTAAACACAGATGGGCCAGAGAAATATCTCTCGCCCTTAACCGCTTACCCGGAAAGAAAATCATATATGGGTTCTCCAATCCCGCCTCGTCGGCGATTGAAGCTGTCTCCATCCGCCGCGCACGCGATGTCGTTGGGGCCGTCTGCGACAGTGGCCCTTTTATGTCGCTTTGGAAGTGCAATTGGAGATACCTAACTGAAAGCTATGGAGTAACCAGTCCCACTGCAAAGTTTCCTCTCGCGGTTGCCACTTTGTTTCTTTGGGGAGCTGATCATGAGACTTCGCTGAGCAAAGATTTTGAAAAGCTTCCAGGCGGATTTCCAATCCTCTCGATTCGCGGTTGGCGAGATAAAATTGTACCTGTCTCTGCTATTGAAGAGGCTTTCAACCATGCTCCTCAGGTCGACCTGACGATTCTCTCGCTGCCGGATGCTGACCATTTAGACGGACTCAAAAAGTTTCCTGAACTGTATGAGAGCAAGGTTGCTGAGTTTATGTGTCAAATCGCTCAAAAAACCCAATGACATTCCCAGCATTTTTAGTTCAATCCCCCATTTACCAGAGCCCTAAGCCTCGGAAATTTTTGCCTTTTTTTGCCGAAAAGCTAGCTTTTGGCCAAGAGAAAGTAGGAATTTCGCCTTACCAATGTTCTTTTTTTCAATCCTCTTTTTAAATGAGGTGGGTTAGTCATATTATTAGTATTAAGACGGGGTAAGTACATCAGGTGGGGGCCTTTTTGAAACTAAAACTAACCAACACTTCCGCAACATTTTTGATAGCCATCAGCTTGTTCGTAGGTGCAAGGGGGCTGTCTGACAGTCTCAACAAGAGCTCCACAATGCTAAGCCTTGGTGACTCTATAACAGCAGGTACAATTGCGGGCTGGGTCGGGCCACAACAAATTGTTTCAAGAATCATTGGTTCGGATGTGCTCTTTCCAAACCCGGGGGCCAATTACTTCTTCAATTTTCAAAGCACTTTTTCATGGGCAACGGGGCAAGACATTGCCTCACATTACGTGCGACTTGAAAATGCATTGAAGAGGCAAAGTTCCTTGTCACATCTATATGCCATCAATGCGGCCGTGCAGGGTCAGGAGTTCTCTCACTTACCGGGGCAGGCGAGATTCGCTGTAGACCGAATCTTAGAATACAATATTGGCTCAATCCCCTATATGACACTTCTGATCGGGAACAATGACATTTGTTATTACGGAGAGGCTTCTGAGTGGCTTCATGCAAGGCTAAAAAAATATCTCAATGAAGCTTTCGACACACTCAATCGGGTGCAACTTGAGGGAAAAACGCGAGTCCTCGTATCAGGGCTTCCTCCAATATGGAAGCTTGGCTCAAAGAAGATTCGCGAAGCGAGAAGCGTCTTAGCTGTTAGATGCGAGTGGATAAGAGATCGCATTTTGGGAGTGTGCAAGAGATCCTTGCGATGGGACACGCCAGAGCAAGAAGCTTGGGCTAAGCGGCAAGTCATTACTTTGAACCACTGGCTGAGTGATTGGGTTAAGCAAGCAAATCATCGCTACCCCAATTTTGAATTTTATTTTAGCGACTCGCTTCTTCATGAAGAGATTCGGCCCAACATGCTTTCATCGGATTGTTTTCATCCTAACTCTGAAGGTCAAAAAAACTTTGCGGAAAGACTTTGGAATGCTCAACCGTGGTTTCGCTAACGGTAGGGCTTTTCGCCCCAAGCCTTCTTTGACGATAGAACCCTTCGCTTTGAGTTTTCACTGAGGGCAAAACCTTCTGGCTAAAGTTGCAGCTTGGAACAGATTAAATTAAATCAGTTCCAAACGGGAGAAAACGAACCGACTGCGTCCATAGAACCACAGCTGGATTCAGAAGCTTGAGTTGCTTGGCGTGGAAAGACTTGAAACGGTTCACTGTAGAGTGTCTTTTCCCAGGGGAACAAGGGGTTTACTACATGGCTACTTCGAAAGGATTTTAGTTCATCTAGGCTCATACCGTAGACGCCTTTCATCGTAGGGATCATTGCCCAGGATAAACCGCTCTCAGGATGAAAGTTACATCCGGTAAACTCCATTAGAAGATTCATATAGCCCTGAATCAAAGCGTCGTAGAATCTCTGCCTTTTTAGGTCATCTGAATCATCAAGAGTTGAAAGCGCCATATTCGTTTGATTTTGCGCCACGAGATAGTTGCTCATTGTTTTGTGAAATCGATCAAGAATAACGCAGGCACCTTCACTGATCGGTCGGCCTAAGTCTCCCTCGATATAACACTTAGTTGTGTCGCCGCTATTGGGATATGTAATTCGATCAGCACTAATTAAATCTTTCATCCAACTTTCTGTCGATGCGACATCGATAAGCCCCGCATGCAGCCAATAAACCATACAGCGAGTTAAGCGAGAAAGCTCTACATTCGTACTGCCTCCAGAGCTCCCCGAACTGAGTGTTATTTCACCCGCCGTCGAAGCGTTCGCTTGTGATGGGTCGCAAGGACTGCCTCCCACACCGCCGCTGATCTGAAAGAGACGATATAAAAAGGTTCCCGTGTTTTTGAAACCTGGCAAGCCCCCGCTTGAACTGTAAAGCACAACACCGCGACCGCTTTCAATACTCTCGGTAAGACCGAGAAAATTTCTCATATAGATTCTCAGTCCAAAAGCCTCACCGCTTTGACTTGTTTTGCGAGATTCAGGTGAAGTTAGATTGTTGACGTCAACCGGCCTGACCGCTGCCGCAGTCCTGCCCATAGCGAGAGTTTCGTGTAACTGCGATAAGAACTTTTGTGCCACTGGCACACTCCAGCCCCCACCTTGATCGTAATCGACAAATCGAAGGTCAA
The Bdellovibrionales bacterium CG10_big_fil_rev_8_21_14_0_10_45_34 genome window above contains:
- a CDS encoding pyruvate dehydrogenase, whose protein sequence is MSKEKIDYSILDSVARRAHYYAMQMIHIANHREDKQLGDPKVGGHPAASASALHILGALHLVVKSGFDHVAIKPHASPVDHSYNYLLRLLLDKSLQPLTQSEMETAMHGLRKYSHDGEPVFQSYHSAYDSDHHNFLPSGTVGIPPVNAGYLALAYRYAAKHGYETPKNAHFWALIGDSEFREGSLYEAMPDFGERELGNVTWIVDYNRQSLDGQRITNKEAMHGNDDFRLQRTAEANGWEVLQIRHGSLRKALFKQANGEDFKKFLEETVEDYELQALLLISDAEKLKKALLEIDARLKTFLSKVKSADLWAALRDLGGHDFAEIIATLEKSKENTRRPTLVIAHTLKGWGLSSAAVSGNHSSLPEQEEIDSLRQAQKISANSLFARFADASAETKFLERRHKQLLGDIKEQAQIKQRNQQVLLESINKTGEIPDSFKINVKLMSYPHTQWMLGQATAKLTRIGNTPTSDGKLAKGQKALTEEELKWRVASELFVSMAPDVGTSTNLNPAMDGKVFSATDTADYEGEFEVRDRKSPNLIPSEEKSDRFLRFDISECNVMSCVGSFGKMRDILGISIIPLMTVYDFFVKRALDQFFYNLYWKSSFLLVGTPSGVTLSPEGAQHGWKSDIQIPNQITWEPYFCQELDWILADAIRRHIQNDNEGRNGVFIRGVTRGADQSELMKRLKRQVRFKGEPGGALHLSEFPLEGATDEAQVDPLGEEQIYEQLKSDVLAGAYYLIDYQGYAGYSPGDNVVNIISMGAPTAEAIQASDELLKSGIYANVIVVTSSDLAVGIQAHESDYELLKGRLGLSDKLYLTAPDELNSRAGIVTLAGRRIPLVSVHDGEAGLLDNAGSIIGVKQISLAVRKHSKCGRPTDVYSYHDIDCPAIVAAVHNVLRDTALENVEINEGLLQEIRNSNGHTRLAFEPRTEH